Proteins from a genomic interval of Bradyrhizobium sp. CCBAU 53340:
- a CDS encoding DUF3606 domain-containing protein, producing the protein MDRLTKREQPDRSKINMHEAWEVKYWTHALGVSREELQQAVDKVGNSAAAVRKELSV; encoded by the coding sequence ATGGACCGCCTGACGAAGCGCGAACAGCCGGACCGCAGCAAGATCAACATGCACGAAGCCTGGGAGGTCAAGTACTGGACCCATGCGCTCGGCGTCTCCAGGGAGGAGCTGCAACAGGCCGTCGACAAGGTCGGCAATTCGGCCGCGGCCGTTCGCAAAGAGCTGTCGGTGTGA
- a CDS encoding Crp/Fnr family transcriptional regulator, with protein MNVTSDMIWAPLFQRLKTTTGADDKDLQALAALPFALRHYRENQTALRDGEQPSECCLIADGFCVRSKTIADGRRQILSIHIPGDLPNLQNLHFATVDHDLIALSDCTLAFIAHKALNDLIRQRPGVGDMFWRDTLVDAAVSREWIVNVGQRSTYNRLAHLIVELRERLRLIGRVIDNTFAIPLTQEQFGEAMGVTSVHTNRILRELRVDGVLELQRGTVRILNEHKLQELAQFDGRYLHLSPPT; from the coding sequence GTGAACGTGACAAGCGACATGATCTGGGCGCCGCTGTTTCAGCGCTTGAAGACGACGACCGGCGCCGACGACAAGGACCTGCAGGCTCTCGCGGCACTGCCGTTCGCGCTTCGCCACTACCGTGAGAACCAGACGGCGCTGCGTGACGGCGAACAGCCGAGCGAATGCTGCCTGATTGCGGACGGCTTCTGCGTCCGCTCCAAGACAATTGCGGATGGTCGGCGCCAGATCCTGTCGATCCACATTCCCGGCGACCTGCCTAATCTGCAGAACCTCCACTTTGCGACCGTTGATCACGACCTGATCGCGTTGTCCGATTGCACGCTGGCTTTCATCGCTCACAAGGCGCTGAACGACCTCATCCGCCAGCGCCCGGGCGTGGGTGACATGTTCTGGCGCGACACGCTGGTCGATGCCGCCGTGTCGCGGGAATGGATCGTCAATGTCGGCCAACGCTCAACCTACAACCGCCTGGCGCATCTGATCGTCGAGCTGCGTGAGCGGCTGCGCCTGATCGGCCGGGTGATCGACAACACCTTCGCAATCCCGCTGACACAGGAGCAGTTCGGCGAAGCCATGGGCGTGACCAGCGTCCACACCAATCGCATCCTGCGCGAGTTGCGTGTCGACGGCGTTCTCGAGCTTCAGCGCGGCACTGTAAGGATTCTCAACGAGCACAAGCTCCAGGAGCTCGCCCAGTTCGACGGCCGCTATTTGCATCTGTCGCCGCCAACCTAG